From uncultured Desulfobacter sp., the proteins below share one genomic window:
- a CDS encoding TonB-dependent receptor, translating to MKGDYEHSSSWKNYSPKITLAYRADESVMTYISVAKGYKAGGYGSISLDTPEAAIYDPENIWSYESGIKTNWLNNKIIANMSVFYTTVEDIQIQYTDPDSWDMSIRNAAEATTWGIELESTLRPFTGLQIIGSFGLLESEFKEHKITEYEGNAIPFTPKFNAGLVVQYSFSQGMYIRGESVWHGKSYFTEDNKYSQDDYMVANAKIGYDMEHFNVNVYVNNIFDKTYFTILNKRGNVEKGVTGAPLTCGVQATIRF from the coding sequence ATTAAAGGGGATTATGAGCACTCATCATCCTGGAAAAATTATTCTCCCAAGATAACTCTTGCTTATAGAGCAGACGAGTCAGTCATGACGTATATCAGTGTTGCAAAAGGATATAAGGCCGGCGGGTATGGCAGTATTTCTCTGGACACGCCTGAAGCAGCCATATACGACCCGGAAAATATCTGGTCATATGAGAGCGGCATTAAAACAAACTGGCTGAATAATAAAATTATTGCCAATATGAGCGTGTTTTATACAACTGTAGAAGATATCCAGATACAGTATACAGATCCTGATAGCTGGGATATGAGTATCAGGAATGCAGCCGAAGCAACAACTTGGGGGATTGAACTGGAGTCAACCCTCCGCCCGTTTACAGGTCTTCAGATCATCGGGTCCTTTGGTCTGCTTGAATCGGAATTTAAAGAACATAAAATAACCGAATATGAAGGCAACGCCATTCCATTTACACCAAAATTTAATGCAGGGCTTGTTGTGCAGTATAGTTTTTCGCAGGGAATGTATATTAGAGGTGAAAGTGTTTGGCATGGCAAAAGCTATTTTACTGAGGATAATAAATACAGCCAGGATGACTATATGGTTGCAAATGCAAAAATTGGCTATGACATGGAGCATTTCAACGTTAATGTTTATGTAAACAACATTTTTGACAAGACATACTTTACCATCTTAAATAAAAGGGGGAATGTCGAGAAAGGTGTGACCGGCGCACCCCTTACCTGTGGAGTTCAGGCAACAATAAGATTTTAA
- the istA gene encoding IS21 family transposase — MSARSKGTIQVTAAAKAGISERSGRRIENGNISQGDKPMRHWRTRKDHFKGVWENEVVPMLEQNAELQPLTLFEHFAGKYPEKFQRSKLRTFQRKVKKWKALNGSGKEVMFLQEKIPGRMGLSDFTKLKKVTITINGEPLNHLLYHFRLIYSGWCHVKVVLGGESFTALSEGLQDAFWRLGGVPTEHRTDSLSAAFKNLTKDAKEDVTKRYEELFNHYGLVPTRNNRGKGHENGGVESPHGHLKNRIHQALLLRNSVDFESVSAYQQWLDIIVRDINARNADKIAQERKYLKELPLQRTVDYTEKVVGVSTTSTILVKRVIYTVPSRLIGEKLRLHIYHDKIEAYLGTTYVITLPRKYSPDNNRRTRSVDYRHVIGSLERKPQAFRYSQLRDDLLPSDTYRLIWDQLDQTLDPRTACKSIVGILSLANRTDQETELGDYILEKMMDNHIPALHELQKKFNKKEKEIPEINMVAVSGEDYNILLSSHSFTEVF, encoded by the coding sequence ATGTCAGCAAGAAGCAAAGGAACTATTCAGGTCACAGCAGCCGCAAAGGCTGGAATATCAGAACGTTCAGGACGTAGAATCGAAAATGGCAATATTTCTCAAGGAGACAAACCCATGCGTCATTGGCGTACACGCAAGGACCACTTTAAAGGGGTTTGGGAAAATGAGGTCGTTCCGATGCTGGAACAAAACGCCGAACTTCAGCCGTTAACGTTATTTGAGCATTTTGCAGGTAAATATCCTGAAAAATTCCAGCGGTCCAAACTGCGTACATTCCAACGTAAGGTTAAAAAATGGAAAGCGCTTAACGGATCAGGCAAAGAAGTAATGTTTTTGCAGGAAAAAATTCCTGGGCGTATGGGGTTATCAGATTTTACAAAGCTAAAAAAAGTAACAATCACGATCAACGGAGAGCCTTTGAATCACCTACTTTATCATTTTCGCTTAATTTACAGCGGTTGGTGCCATGTCAAAGTGGTCCTCGGAGGAGAATCATTTACCGCACTCAGTGAGGGATTACAGGACGCTTTTTGGCGGCTGGGAGGGGTCCCAACAGAGCATCGTACAGACAGCCTGTCTGCTGCTTTCAAGAATTTGACCAAAGATGCGAAGGAAGATGTCACCAAGCGTTATGAGGAGCTATTCAACCATTATGGCTTGGTCCCGACCCGAAATAATAGGGGGAAGGGGCATGAAAACGGCGGAGTTGAGTCACCACACGGCCACTTAAAGAATAGAATTCACCAAGCCTTATTGCTCCGGAATTCTGTTGATTTTGAATCTGTATCGGCCTATCAGCAGTGGCTGGATATCATTGTAAGGGATATCAATGCCCGCAATGCAGATAAGATTGCACAGGAACGTAAGTACTTGAAAGAACTTCCTCTTCAGAGGACCGTTGATTATACTGAAAAAGTGGTCGGAGTCAGCACGACCAGCACAATTCTGGTAAAACGCGTCATTTATACGGTCCCATCCCGCTTGATAGGAGAAAAGCTGCGCCTTCATATTTACCATGACAAGATTGAAGCCTACCTTGGAACAACCTACGTCATCACGTTACCCCGAAAATATTCACCAGATAATAATCGGCGTACTCGCAGTGTGGATTACCGGCACGTCATAGGCAGCCTGGAGCGAAAACCCCAAGCGTTTCGCTATTCACAGCTAAGGGATGACCTGCTGCCCAGTGACACTTACCGGCTTATATGGGATCAGCTTGACCAAACCCTTGATCCCCGTACCGCCTGTAAAAGCATCGTGGGTATATTGTCTCTGGCGAACCGGACCGACCAGGAGACGGAATTGGGTGATTATATTCTTGAAAAAATGATGGATAACCATATTCCGGCGCTTCATGAACTTCAAAAAAAATTTAACAAAAAAGAAAAGGAAATACCGGAAATAAATATGGTGGCTGTCTCAGGAGAAGATTACAATATCCTGCTTTCTTCGCATTCATTTACGGAGGTGTTTTGA
- a CDS encoding ABC transporter permease → MFKLGLRYKIFAVATYVFLYTPLLAVMVYSFNKSRFGIHWGGFSLDWYVKLLHDDLVMEACVNTAILATVSTIIATILGTALAMGLSRYPWSKKVMTFFDVNLYLPVITPEIVFAGALVIAFTCLRSISSIFEPGLVTMIIGHVTFQVAFVALVVRSRLAAFNNEIEEASRDLYASNWYTFRHVLLPMMLPGIVSGAMLALTLSLDDFIISFFTAGPTSVTLPLYIYGEVHRGITPKIHALSTVGIFVTITLVILSERISNKK, encoded by the coding sequence ATGTTTAAGCTGGGTTTGCGTTATAAAATTTTTGCCGTGGCAACCTATGTTTTTCTTTACACGCCGCTGCTGGCCGTCATGGTTTACTCGTTTAACAAGTCGCGTTTCGGCATTCACTGGGGCGGGTTCAGTCTGGACTGGTATGTAAAACTGCTCCATGACGACCTGGTCATGGAGGCATGCGTCAACACTGCCATTTTAGCAACGGTTTCCACTATCATTGCCACAATCTTAGGCACGGCTCTGGCCATGGGCCTGTCACGCTATCCCTGGTCAAAAAAGGTGATGACTTTTTTTGACGTTAATCTGTACCTTCCGGTCATCACCCCGGAGATTGTCTTTGCCGGCGCCCTGGTCATTGCGTTTACCTGCCTGCGGTCCATCTCTTCCATATTTGAACCGGGACTTGTGACCATGATCATCGGGCATGTCACCTTCCAGGTGGCGTTTGTGGCTCTGGTGGTCCGAAGCCGGCTTGCAGCTTTCAACAATGAGATTGAAGAAGCATCAAGAGATCTGTATGCCTCCAACTGGTATACCTTCCGCCATGTGCTGTTGCCGATGATGTTGCCTGGCATCGTGTCCGGGGCCATGCTGGCACTGACCCTGTCCCTTGACGACTTTATCATCAGCTTTTTTACGGCCGGGCCCACTTCGGTCACTCTGCCCCTTTATATATATGGAGAAGTACACCGGGGTATCACGCCCAAAATCCATGCCCTGTCAACTGTGGGGATTTTTGTAACCATCACGTTGGTGATTCTGTCAGAACGAATTTCCAATAAAAAATAA
- a CDS encoding ABC transporter permease, which translates to MKIIDKPEILYGELSTPRNIRTRGLLRISPGMLWIMLFLSIPALSLIVISFTTRGAYGEIEWVFTIENYKRLAGYSLFGWSPDYLKILMRSLVAGFFTTLICIILSYPLAFFISTRDKATRYLWLIALIIPFWTNLVIRTYAWQIVLAPSLPIAKIAALLHIVPPGSPLYPSSFAVYIGMISAFLPFVALPLYSSVEKLDWSLVEAANDLYCGKWRVFRQAILPQTLPGLSVGAILTFVPAMGMFLIPDLLGGAKYMLVGNLIQQQFGKSRDWPFGAAVSLALMSLTLIALVILNRKGEKMEIV; encoded by the coding sequence GTGAAAATTATAGATAAACCAGAAATCCTCTACGGAGAACTGTCAACACCCAGGAATATCCGAACCAGGGGGCTTTTGCGCATTTCTCCGGGCATGCTGTGGATCATGCTCTTTTTGTCCATCCCCGCGTTGTCATTGATTGTGATCAGCTTTACCACCCGGGGTGCCTACGGTGAGATTGAATGGGTCTTTACCATAGAAAACTACAAACGACTGGCTGGATACAGCCTATTCGGCTGGAGCCCGGATTATCTAAAAATTCTAATGCGCTCTCTTGTTGCCGGATTTTTCACCACATTAATCTGCATCATTCTGTCTTACCCGTTAGCATTTTTTATTTCAACCCGGGACAAGGCGACCCGTTACCTGTGGCTTATTGCCCTGATCATCCCCTTCTGGACCAACTTGGTAATCCGGACCTATGCCTGGCAGATAGTTCTGGCACCAAGCCTTCCCATTGCCAAGATCGCGGCCCTGTTGCATATTGTGCCGCCGGGAAGCCCTTTGTACCCCAGCTCATTTGCAGTCTATATCGGCATGATCAGCGCATTTCTGCCCTTTGTGGCCCTGCCCTTGTATTCCAGCGTGGAAAAGCTGGACTGGAGCCTGGTTGAAGCGGCAAATGACCTTTACTGCGGCAAGTGGCGGGTATTCCGCCAGGCCATTTTACCCCAGACCCTACCGGGACTGTCCGTGGGAGCCATTCTAACCTTTGTGCCAGCCATGGGCATGTTTTTGATCCCGGATCTTTTGGGCGGTGCCAAATATATGCTGGTGGGCAACCTGATCCAGCAGCAGTTCGGCAAAAGCCGTGACTGGCCCTTTGGAGCGGCTGTCAGCCTGGCACTCATGTCCTTAACCCTTATAGCCCTGGTCATTTTGAACCGCAAAGGCGAAAAAATGGAGATTGTATAA
- a CDS encoding TIGR04211 family SH3 domain-containing protein yields the protein MRAKHLILTCFFFFSMMTCVYAKTMYVSGVTRITMRTGPGVGHKIVAMITSGVKLQILEFRKDWSMVRNDTGKTGWVLTRFLTDDVPKALLLERYKKENERLASKLSAAEETAKTLNVQNKELTEIARKYKQLKDASASYLKLETEHKALLEQSGEQEQLIQNLKQRIRSEVKLGLLSGAGVFIVGLIFGMSTRRKKRSSLLS from the coding sequence ATGAGAGCAAAGCACCTGATCCTTACCTGTTTTTTCTTTTTTTCTATGATGACTTGCGTCTATGCAAAGACTATGTATGTATCCGGGGTAACCCGGATCACCATGCGCACGGGGCCGGGGGTCGGCCATAAAATTGTGGCCATGATCACCTCTGGGGTCAAACTGCAGATTTTGGAGTTCCGTAAGGACTGGTCCATGGTGAGAAATGACACCGGGAAAACCGGGTGGGTATTGACCCGTTTTCTTACTGATGACGTGCCAAAAGCCCTTTTGCTTGAAAGGTATAAAAAGGAAAACGAACGTCTGGCATCAAAGCTTTCCGCCGCAGAAGAAACGGCAAAAACCTTGAACGTCCAGAACAAAGAACTGACGGAAATTGCCAGGAAATATAAACAACTCAAAGATGCTTCCGCAAGCTACTTGAAACTTGAGACCGAACATAAAGCTCTTTTGGAACAGTCCGGGGAACAGGAACAACTTATTCAAAATCTTAAACAAAGAATTAGAAGCGAGGTTAAGCTTGGTCTGCTTTCCGGGGCTGGTGTTTTCATTGTGGGATTGATTTTCGGAATGAGTACCCGAAGGAAGAAAAGAAGCTCCTTGTTATCCTGA
- a CDS encoding TonB-dependent receptor — MILFAGASYNDIKFDKYHDGYTDYSGNRTGSAPKYDFNLGATYRSGNGYYASADISGFGKMYLDSANEYTRDAYEIVNVKLGYEQENYDIYLYTKNLFDETYDINGWYSGTYYDYSPPREVGVQLSYRF, encoded by the coding sequence TTGATACTTTTTGCCGGTGCTTCATACAATGATATAAAATTTGATAAATATCATGACGGGTATACCGATTATAGTGGGAATAGAACCGGCAGTGCTCCCAAATATGATTTTAATTTAGGAGCAACATATCGATCAGGCAACGGATATTATGCCAGCGCAGATATAAGTGGATTTGGTAAAATGTATCTTGACAGTGCCAATGAGTATACAAGAGATGCTTACGAAATAGTAAATGTCAAATTAGGATATGAACAAGAAAATTATGATATATATCTTTATACAAAAAATTTATTTGATGAAACATATGACATCAATGGATGGTATTCCGGTACATATTATGATTATTCTCCACCGCGAGAGGTCGGCGTACAACTATCTTATAGATTTTAA
- the istB gene encoding IS21-like element helper ATPase IstB, with protein MASTETLPVLLKQLRLSTIARLWEPTLSRAQEEHWNPAQYLATLCEQEINERYSRRIARFTKESRLPVGKSLETFNFNHTPAIRQEKIEALAQNSDWVNRAENLLFFGPSGVGKTHLAAAISHALIEQSIRVRHFTTTALVQKMQQARADLQLESFLSKLDKYAVIVLDDLGYVKKSDTETHVLFELIAHRYETGSMIITSNQPFGEWDKIFSDPSMTVAAIDRVVHHSIIIEIQADSYRKRQAISRNIRIPLKPEPTQEDNNKTTER; from the coding sequence ATGGCAAGTACTGAAACTCTTCCCGTATTGCTCAAACAACTGCGTCTTTCAACCATAGCCCGGCTATGGGAACCCACGCTCTCCCGTGCTCAGGAGGAACATTGGAACCCGGCGCAGTATTTGGCGACTCTATGTGAGCAAGAGATCAATGAGCGCTACAGCCGGCGTATTGCCCGTTTTACAAAAGAATCCCGTCTTCCGGTGGGTAAAAGCCTTGAAACATTTAATTTTAACCACACTCCGGCAATACGTCAGGAAAAAATAGAGGCCCTGGCCCAAAACAGCGATTGGGTAAACCGTGCAGAGAACCTTTTATTTTTTGGCCCTAGCGGCGTTGGAAAAACCCACCTGGCGGCTGCCATATCTCACGCATTAATAGAACAGTCAATTCGGGTACGTCATTTCACGACAACCGCACTTGTTCAAAAAATGCAGCAGGCCCGTGCTGATTTGCAGCTTGAATCATTTTTATCCAAACTCGATAAATACGCGGTCATTGTCCTTGATGACCTGGGCTATGTCAAAAAAAGCGATACGGAAACTCATGTGCTTTTCGAACTGATCGCCCATAGGTATGAGACGGGAAGTATGATTATCACATCCAATCAGCCATTTGGGGAATGGGACAAAATCTTTTCTGATCCGTCAATGACTGTAGCAGCTATCGATAGAGTGGTTCACCATTCGATCATTATCGAAATACAGGCAGACAGCTACCGCAAACGTCAGGCAATTTCCAGGAATATAAGAATTCCCCTTAAGCCGGAACCTACCCAAGAAGATAATAACAAAACCACAGAAAGATGA
- a CDS encoding TetR family transcriptional regulator has protein sequence MATRKNRNAETRKPEILEGYYQVLIEKGFEGSSIGKIAEHLTIHPTLILHYFKNKNNLQRELIDLLISKYKAEHMLNFDTIADSTHRFDALMDLIFSFKWNRTVDPGVHFGFYYKSFRDEGIRKALKDMFQWFRDYLHDAFIVFNKEGVIRVTEERKAADYVLTLMEGLEFHAHFLNDGKPFEDFADTAKTATIEILKNGTF, from the coding sequence ATGGCGACCAGAAAAAATCGAAATGCAGAAACACGGAAACCGGAAATTCTTGAAGGGTATTATCAGGTTTTAATTGAAAAAGGGTTTGAAGGCAGTTCCATCGGAAAGATTGCCGAGCACCTGACTATTCATCCCACTTTGATCCTTCACTACTTCAAGAACAAAAACAATCTGCAGCGCGAACTCATAGATCTTCTGATCTCCAAGTACAAGGCGGAACATATGCTCAACTTTGATACGATAGCCGACAGTACCCACCGGTTTGATGCGCTGATGGATCTAATATTCAGCTTCAAATGGAACCGGACCGTGGATCCCGGTGTTCATTTTGGATTTTATTATAAAAGCTTCAGGGATGAAGGTATCCGCAAGGCCCTCAAAGACATGTTCCAATGGTTTCGAGATTATCTTCATGACGCGTTCATCGTTTTTAACAAAGAAGGCGTCATTAGGGTGACGGAAGAACGTAAGGCCGCAGACTATGTCCTTACCCTGATGGAGGGCCTGGAGTTTCATGCCCATTTCTTAAATGACGGAAAACCCTTTGAAGATTTTGCAGATACAGCCAAAACGGCAACCATAGAGATATTAAAAAACGGCACATTTTAA
- a CDS encoding ABC transporter ATP-binding protein — MEYCLEAIALHKNYGEVKALNNVDLRINQGELFTLLGPSGCGKTTLLRIIAGLETATDGNLFLNGNPILDIPANKRPVNTVFQSYALFPHLKNYDNIAFGLRSQKVPETQIAPKVTKMLEMLELENFADRYPDQLSGGQRQRVSMARALVCEPEILLLDEPMSALDAKLRVQLQEQLRRLQLRLKKNFILVTHDQEEALTVSDRIAVMKDGHILQCGSPSEIYNHPCCRFVAEFIGSANIFDVERKDSVLQAAFGDFVPNTMPEWEKGSLVIRPEGIRLRTEKPAQNGIRSRVIEKYYRGTYQNLTLETGNLRMRTAPHRKIEIGDEIWVELLQEALVTIDD; from the coding sequence ATGGAATATTGTCTGGAAGCGATTGCTTTACACAAAAATTACGGGGAGGTTAAAGCCCTTAACAATGTAGATCTGCGCATCAACCAAGGCGAACTGTTTACCCTTTTAGGTCCGTCCGGCTGCGGCAAAACAACACTTTTAAGGATTATTGCAGGTCTTGAAACCGCCACTGACGGCAATCTGTTTTTAAACGGAAACCCCATTCTTGATATTCCGGCCAACAAACGCCCGGTCAATACCGTATTTCAAAGCTATGCACTCTTTCCTCACCTGAAGAACTACGACAACATTGCCTTTGGCCTGCGCTCACAAAAAGTGCCTGAAACACAAATTGCCCCCAAAGTGACCAAAATGCTGGAAATGCTGGAGCTTGAAAACTTTGCAGACCGTTACCCGGATCAGCTCTCCGGCGGACAGCGCCAGCGGGTCTCCATGGCCCGGGCCCTGGTCTGCGAGCCGGAAATTCTGCTGCTGGATGAGCCCATGTCCGCCCTGGACGCCAAGTTACGGGTCCAACTCCAGGAACAGCTCCGCCGCCTGCAACTGCGGCTTAAGAAAAATTTCATTCTGGTCACCCATGACCAGGAAGAAGCGTTGACGGTGTCCGACCGTATTGCCGTTATGAAAGACGGACATATACTGCAGTGCGGTTCGCCTTCCGAAATTTATAACCATCCCTGTTGCCGGTTTGTTGCCGAATTCATTGGTTCGGCAAATATCTTTGATGTTGAACGCAAAGATAGTGTTCTGCAGGCTGCGTTTGGAGATTTTGTGCCTAACACCATGCCTGAATGGGAAAAGGGTTCTTTGGTCATCCGGCCCGAAGGTATCCGGCTGCGTACGGAGAAACCGGCCCAAAACGGCATTCGCTCCCGGGTTATTGAGAAATACTACCGGGGCACCTATCAGAACCTCACCCTGGAGACCGGGAACCTGCGCATGAGAACCGCCCCCCACCGCAAAATCGAAATCGGGGATGAAATCTGGGTGGAGCTGCTGCAAGAAGCGCTGGTAACCATTGACGATTAA
- a CDS encoding spermidine/putrescine ABC transporter substrate-binding protein: MKKITLILLLVCAVFLQFPAASFAADELRVLIWSEYMPEDYMDTFTKDTGIKGRVELYESTEELVAKLQAGGVNQYDVVVPSDYIINTMIKLNLLQKLDHSKLPNLANLEDSFKKAAYDPGNVYTAPYQWGTVGMLYNKEVLGQDYVASTSLFFDPAERKGPVVMIDSIREMLGIALKYMGKSVNTLDKDELKALAKMMIETKSSKYFAGFDVGTGGRSKVVAGTAIAALVYNGDALRAVADDPVKFAFANPKEGGVIWADNMAIPAGAPHVDYAHTFINWVLDAKNGATLSNWTQYATPNKAAKEFITPADLTNPAIYPSEATMKTLEFINDLGKNNRYYDELWTMIKTR; this comes from the coding sequence ATGAAAAAAATAACTTTAATCCTGTTGCTGGTGTGTGCCGTGTTCCTCCAGTTTCCGGCAGCCTCTTTTGCTGCCGACGAACTTCGTGTGCTGATCTGGAGTGAATATATGCCGGAAGACTATATGGACACCTTTACCAAAGATACCGGCATCAAAGGCCGGGTGGAACTTTACGAGTCCACCGAAGAGCTTGTGGCCAAACTCCAGGCCGGCGGCGTGAACCAGTATGACGTGGTTGTTCCCTCCGACTACATCATTAACACCATGATCAAACTGAACCTGCTTCAGAAACTGGACCATTCCAAGTTGCCCAACCTGGCCAACCTGGAAGATTCTTTTAAAAAAGCGGCCTATGATCCGGGCAATGTATATACCGCACCCTATCAGTGGGGCACCGTGGGCATGCTTTACAACAAAGAGGTGCTTGGACAAGATTATGTAGCCTCCACTTCCCTGTTTTTTGATCCGGCGGAGCGCAAAGGCCCTGTGGTCATGATCGACTCCATCCGGGAGATGCTGGGCATTGCATTGAAATATATGGGTAAAAGCGTTAACACGCTGGATAAAGACGAGCTTAAAGCCCTTGCCAAAATGATGATCGAAACCAAATCCAGCAAATATTTTGCAGGGTTTGATGTGGGAACAGGGGGCCGTTCCAAGGTGGTCGCGGGTACAGCCATTGCCGCTTTGGTTTACAATGGCGACGCCCTGCGCGCCGTGGCTGATGACCCGGTAAAATTTGCCTTTGCCAATCCTAAGGAAGGCGGCGTAATCTGGGCGGACAACATGGCTATTCCTGCCGGAGCACCCCATGTGGACTATGCCCATACATTCATCAACTGGGTGCTGGATGCCAAAAACGGTGCCACACTGTCCAACTGGACCCAGTATGCTACGCCGAACAAGGCTGCCAAGGAATTTATCACACCGGCAGACTTGACCAATCCGGCTATTTACCCGAGTGAAGCGACTATGAAGACGCTTGAATTCATTAATGACCTTGGGAAAAACAACCGGTACTACGACGAACTATGGACAATGATCAAAACCAGATAG
- a CDS encoding helix-turn-helix transcriptional regulator yields the protein MRAILHQMLHCPYHGLTRQFFLEGKVMELFSHKIEQLDPGAASHGATIKSSDTERVHQAAQLLVHDLENPPNIMTLANSVGLNRDKLHRCFRQVFGLSPFEYLRNQRLQTAMLLLQDEEINVTQAAIMVGYANMSHFTKSFKSMFGK from the coding sequence ATGAGGGCGATTTTACATCAAATGCTGCATTGCCCCTATCATGGTTTGACCCGGCAGTTTTTTTTGGAAGGCAAGGTTATGGAGCTTTTTTCCCATAAGATAGAACAGCTTGATCCCGGGGCCGCCTCCCACGGCGCAACCATCAAATCCTCAGATACGGAACGCGTTCACCAAGCCGCCCAATTGCTTGTCCATGATCTGGAAAACCCACCGAATATCATGACGTTGGCTAATTCTGTCGGATTAAACCGGGATAAGCTTCATCGCTGTTTTAGACAGGTTTTTGGGCTTTCTCCCTTTGAATATCTGCGTAACCAGCGCTTGCAAACGGCCATGTTGCTGTTGCAAGACGAAGAGATTAATGTCACCCAGGCCGCAATTATGGTCGGTTACGCTAATATGAGCCATTTCACCAAATCCTTTAAATCAATGTTCGGAAAGTGA
- the nadB gene encoding L-aspartate oxidase gives MIETDFLVIGSGVAGLSYALKVAQFGKVAIITKKKIYKTNTALAQGGVAAVFSKTDSFKEHVADTLAAGDGLCAEDVVNMVVTNGPERIRELVDLGAHFNLDGEGKYDFSLGREGGHSQNRIIHARDLTGKEIEDVLVSNVEQHENITILENRTAVNLITYSTSVRSGLVRTQHENICCGAYVLDNETGEVETVAAKVTLLATGGGSKVYLYTSNPDTATGDGIAMAYRAGATVANMEFVQFHPTCLFHPEAKNFLISEAVRGEGAYLIDEKGERFMGKYSPDLELACRDVVARAIDNELKKTGADSVFLDITHKDSDFVRNRFPNIHAKCLEYGIDITKQPIPVVPAAHYMCGGVATDLNGRTDIQCLYAVGETACTGLHGANRLASNSLLEALVYAHNASQASLIEFEQAAKKSTVELAPWDETNTLDADEAIMVTQNWDEIRRLMWNYVGIVRSDKRLHRAQRRIEMILHEIEEYYWDFKITADLIELRNLANVAELIIKSALMRKESRGLHYNLWYPEKDDANCLLSTLVQKKF, from the coding sequence ATGATTGAAACCGATTTTTTGGTCATCGGCAGCGGTGTTGCCGGCTTGAGCTATGCCTTGAAAGTTGCACAGTTTGGCAAAGTGGCCATTATCACCAAGAAAAAAATTTACAAGACCAATACGGCACTTGCCCAAGGTGGTGTTGCTGCCGTATTCAGCAAAACAGATTCCTTTAAAGAGCATGTGGCAGATACACTGGCTGCAGGAGACGGGCTTTGTGCTGAAGATGTGGTCAATATGGTAGTAACAAACGGACCGGAAAGGATTCGGGAGCTGGTCGATTTAGGGGCCCACTTCAATCTGGACGGTGAAGGTAAGTATGATTTTTCCCTTGGCCGGGAAGGTGGACATTCCCAGAACAGGATCATCCATGCCCGGGATCTCACCGGAAAGGAAATTGAAGATGTCCTGGTCTCAAATGTTGAACAGCATGAAAATATAACCATTCTGGAAAACCGTACTGCCGTTAATCTGATTACCTATTCCACAAGTGTTCGCAGCGGTCTGGTTAGAACCCAGCATGAAAACATCTGCTGTGGGGCTTATGTCCTGGACAATGAGACCGGAGAGGTGGAGACCGTTGCCGCTAAAGTAACCCTGCTTGCCACTGGTGGCGGTTCCAAGGTTTATTTGTATACTTCAAACCCCGATACGGCCACAGGCGACGGCATTGCCATGGCGTACCGGGCAGGGGCCACTGTTGCTAATATGGAGTTTGTCCAGTTCCATCCCACCTGCCTGTTCCATCCCGAAGCCAAGAATTTTCTGATCTCCGAGGCGGTTAGAGGGGAGGGCGCTTATCTCATTGATGAAAAAGGCGAACGGTTCATGGGAAAATACTCACCGGACCTGGAACTGGCCTGCCGGGATGTTGTGGCCCGGGCCATTGATAATGAATTGAAAAAGACCGGTGCGGATTCCGTGTTTCTGGATATCACCCACAAGGATTCTGATTTTGTCCGGAACCGGTTTCCCAATATTCATGCCAAATGTCTGGAATATGGCATTGATATCACCAAACAGCCCATCCCGGTGGTGCCGGCAGCCCATTATATGTGCGGGGGCGTAGCCACGGATCTTAACGGGCGCACCGACATCCAGTGTCTTTATGCCGTGGGAGAAACCGCCTGCACCGGTTTGCACGGGGCCAACCGTCTGGCCTCCAATTCGCTTCTCGAAGCGTTGGTCTATGCCCATAATGCCTCCCAGGCTTCATTAATAGAATTTGAACAAGCCGCCAAGAAATCCACTGTTGAACTGGCCCCCTGGGATGAGACCAATACCCTGGACGCAGATGAAGCCATCATGGTGACCCAAAACTGGGATGAGATCCGGCGTTTGATGTGGAATTATGTAGGCATTGTCCGTTCGGACAAACGACTTCACCGTGCCCAGCGCCGCATTGAAATGATTCTCCACGAGATTGAAGAGTATTACTGGGACTTTAAAATCACGGCAGATCTCATTGAACTTCGTAACCTTGCCAATGTGGCGGAACTGATCATTAAGTCAGCATTAATGCGCAAGGAAAGTCGAGGGCTGCATTACAATTTATGGTATCCGGAAAAAGATGATGCCAACTGCCTCTTGTCGACTTTGGTCCAGAAAAAATTTTAA